One bacterium genomic window, ATCCTTCGGCAGTCATCTTAACTTCGATTTGATTCTTGAGGCGCTCGAAACTTGGATTGGAGCGCAGCTTCTTCATTATCTCAGAGCCGGCTTCTTGAAGCTTCTTCCGAACCTCACGCTCGCGCATCTTCCGGAATTGCTCTTCGGTCATCATCGCTTTGCTTTTCATTTCGATGATCGTTTGGCCCTTATTCGGAAGCACCGAGACACTGCCGCCCTTCTTGAAACCGGTCGGGTTTTGAAAATAGCCGGCGACACTTTCCTTGACGCTCTCTGACTGCGCAACCAACCAGAGAACAAGGAAAAAGGCCATCATCGAAGTGACAAAATCCGCATACGCAACTTTCCACGAGCCGCCATGATGGCCGCCGCCGTGACCGCCCTTTTTCTTGATGATTATTATAGGTTCTTGGAGATTATCTTCCGGCATCGATTCTCTCGCCTACTTCTGTTTGGTTTGACGGCAAGCATTTTCAACTTCTTCAAAGCTGGGGCGAGTAGACGCATAAATTGCGCGTCGTGCAAACTCGACAGCGATGGAAGCTGCAAATCCCTTTTGGAAACCGAGCATACCTTGCTTGAGGCTTAGATAGTACTTACCTGATTCATCATTGAGAGTCTGAATGTTCTTGGCAATCGGTTGAAACATACCGTAACAAAGCAAGATGCCGAGAAACGTTCCGACTAGTGCGGCAGCAACTTTGTGTCCGATTACTTCAGGAGGACCGCCAACTGCGCCCATTGTGATGATAATGCCGAGCACCGCGGCAACGATACCGAATCCCGGCAACGAATCGCCCGCTGTCTGGATCGACTCGGCCGGTTTGCCAACTTCTTCGTGATGAGTATCGAGATCAAGATCCATCAGTGTTTCCAAATCTTGGGCCGAGATAGCACCGGTGATGATCACGCGCATCGTATCCGAGA contains:
- the motA gene encoding flagellar motor stator protein MotA translates to MFAIIGLIVVFGGVIGGFVMEGGAVMVLFQPAEFVVIGGAAIGSLLVMTPLKTIKQMVPQMLKVFGAGPTKKHFLDLLVMMYEIFNVARKDGLVGLESHIEKPQESAILKKYPAFLKDHHAVHFFSDTMRVIITGAISAQDLETLMDLDLDTHHEEVGKPAESIQTAGDSLPGFGIVAAVLGIIITMGAVGGPPEVIGHKVAAALVGTFLGILLCYGMFQPIAKNIQTLNDESGKYYLSLKQGMLGFQKGFAASIAVEFARRAIYASTRPSFEEVENACRQTKQK